One Paenibacillus crassostreae DNA segment encodes these proteins:
- a CDS encoding ATP-binding protein — protein sequence MSEIQEKLLKSLQDFQSTQLVKDKYENILEHLDSGIILFNSYGMLTFINVQMARLLGISRSSLIGCSITEILRHAQLGRSNKRKLLRIYKETIFQRKGHHEFCDERGRHWLLSITYGDQMDGDYLISAKDVSDYKLIEETAYQNDKLAMLGKISASIAHEIRNPLTAIRGFIQLLRPHLLQIGKDEYARIILAEIDRANDIISEFLNSSKPSAPQTTIINVSSLLKETVLLTESEALMKGCQIVLYEPDESTYISVDVKQIKQVILNIIKNAMDAIEEIGHDDAGIIEIHIEEVHKSVRIHIRDNGNGMDNNTLSRLFDPFFTTKESGTGLGLSVSYRIIKNHGGVISVESELGKGTQFMITLPFTKFKH from the coding sequence ATGAGTGAAATCCAAGAAAAATTATTGAAATCCCTTCAAGATTTCCAGTCAACACAACTGGTTAAGGATAAATATGAGAATATTTTAGAACATCTAGATAGTGGGATTATTCTTTTTAATAGTTATGGGATGCTAACATTTATTAATGTACAAATGGCCAGACTACTTGGAATTTCTCGTTCTTCTTTAATTGGATGCTCAATAACTGAGATATTAAGACATGCTCAATTAGGTCGCTCAAACAAGAGGAAGTTACTACGAATTTACAAGGAAACGATCTTTCAACGCAAAGGGCATCATGAATTTTGCGATGAACGTGGACGTCATTGGCTTCTTTCAATAACGTATGGAGATCAAATGGATGGGGATTACTTAATAAGTGCTAAGGATGTATCTGATTATAAATTAATAGAAGAGACCGCATATCAGAATGACAAGTTAGCCATGTTAGGTAAAATTTCTGCTTCAATTGCACATGAGATTAGAAATCCATTAACTGCTATACGAGGATTCATACAATTATTACGACCTCATTTACTACAGATTGGTAAAGATGAATATGCCAGAATAATATTAGCAGAAATCGATCGAGCCAATGACATCATTAGTGAATTCCTGAATTCATCAAAACCATCAGCACCTCAAACAACGATTATCAATGTCTCTTCGTTATTGAAGGAAACAGTCCTATTAACAGAGAGTGAAGCGTTAATGAAAGGTTGTCAAATTGTATTGTATGAGCCTGATGAATCGACTTATATTTCGGTTGATGTAAAACAAATTAAGCAAGTCATTCTTAATATTATCAAAAATGCTATGGATGCCATCGAAGAAATTGGACATGATGATGCTGGAATAATCGAAATACATATCGAGGAAGTACACAAAAGTGTGAGAATTCATATAAGAGACAATGGAAATGGGATGGATAATAACACATTGTCGAGATTGTTTGATCCCTTTTTTACAACTAAGGAGAGTGGAACAGGATTGGGCCTCTCTGTTAGTTATCGTATTATTAAAAATCATGGAGGGGTTATTTCTGTAGAGAGTGAACTAGGCAAAGGAACACAATTTATGATTACATTGCCTTTTACTAAATTCAAACATTAA
- a CDS encoding AAA family ATPase — protein MEIQQIQELANKVKANISQVIVGKEDAVELLLTAIIASGHVLLEDVPGTGKTLLAKTLSNSMECSFQRIQFTPDLLPSDLTGIHFYNQKEGDFVFRPGPLFANMVLADEINRATPRTQASLLECMEERQISVDGETHILGRPFIVIATQNPIDNQGTFPLPEAQMDRFMLKMKLGYPSENEGVEILKRTTTSESFSKLTSVVTQQEIVEAQSSYMAVKVQDDLLHYIIQIAEATRKHSDISLGVSPRGTQALVRAAQAFAAVRGREYVLPDDIKYMVPSVLSHRLVFRNRLQQQEGRAESLLQEILLQVPVPSEEQLESSVK, from the coding sequence ATGGAAATTCAACAAATTCAAGAACTTGCTAATAAAGTGAAGGCCAATATTAGTCAAGTAATCGTTGGAAAAGAAGATGCAGTCGAGTTACTCCTGACAGCTATAATAGCTTCAGGACATGTGCTTCTAGAAGATGTTCCTGGAACAGGGAAAACATTATTAGCGAAAACGTTATCAAATTCAATGGAATGTTCATTTCAACGGATTCAGTTCACTCCAGACTTATTACCTTCTGACTTAACAGGTATACATTTCTATAATCAAAAAGAGGGAGATTTTGTCTTCCGCCCGGGTCCATTATTTGCGAATATGGTTTTGGCTGATGAGATAAATCGAGCAACCCCTCGAACACAAGCAAGTCTACTTGAATGTATGGAAGAACGTCAAATAAGTGTGGATGGTGAAACTCATATTCTTGGGCGTCCCTTTATTGTTATAGCTACACAGAATCCAATAGATAATCAAGGTACATTCCCCCTACCGGAAGCACAGATGGATCGGTTTATGTTAAAAATGAAATTAGGTTATCCTTCTGAGAATGAGGGGGTTGAAATATTGAAGCGTACAACCACTTCTGAGAGTTTCTCCAAATTGACTTCTGTTGTCACTCAGCAGGAGATTGTAGAAGCGCAGTCATCGTATATGGCAGTAAAGGTTCAGGATGATCTCCTTCATTATATTATTCAGATTGCGGAAGCAACAAGAAAACATTCGGATATATCGTTAGGAGTAAGCCCACGAGGAACTCAAGCCTTAGTTCGAGCAGCACAAGCTTTTGCAGCAGTAAGAGGCAGGGAATATGTTCTTCCAGATGATATCAAATATATGGTTCCAAGTGTATTATCCCATCGTCTAGTATTTAGAAATCGTCTTCAACAGCAGGAAGGAAGAGCGGAATCGCTCCTACAGGAAATACTGCTTCAGGTTCCCGTACCAAGCGAAGAACAATTAGAAAGCAGTGTGAAATAA
- the leuB gene encoding 3-isopropylmalate dehydrogenase: protein MSEVKKIAVISGDGIGPEVVAEAEKVLKRTEELFGYSFETEHALFGGIAIDQLGTPLPQNTLDICKKADAVLLGAVGGPKWDNNPSDLRPETGLLGIRKELGLFSNLRPAVVFDCLKDASTLKPEVLEGTDLMVVRELTGGIYFGEKFRRQSPNGEEAVDTCSYNVMEVERIVRQAFEIAQKRRKKLASVDKANVLETSRLWREVVNRVAADYPDVELEHVLVDNCAMQLLRRPSSFDVIVTENMFGDILSDEAAMLTGSIGMLSSASMGEGSYGLFEPVHGSAPDIAGQGIANPIATILSLALMFRLTFNYADAADSIEAAVSEVLNAGHRTSDIAVDKSKAISTSQMGDLILAAMKK, encoded by the coding sequence ATGTCAGAAGTTAAAAAAATAGCCGTTATTTCTGGAGATGGAATAGGACCTGAAGTTGTTGCAGAAGCTGAAAAGGTATTGAAGCGTACAGAAGAGTTATTTGGGTATTCTTTTGAAACTGAGCATGCATTATTTGGTGGCATTGCGATTGATCAATTAGGAACTCCACTTCCACAAAATACATTAGATATTTGTAAGAAAGCGGATGCTGTTTTACTTGGAGCTGTTGGAGGACCTAAATGGGATAACAATCCCAGCGATCTACGTCCAGAGACAGGGTTGCTTGGCATTCGTAAGGAACTTGGACTTTTCTCGAATCTTCGTCCAGCTGTCGTTTTTGACTGTTTGAAGGATGCTTCAACACTGAAGCCAGAAGTTCTTGAAGGTACCGACTTGATGGTTGTTCGTGAATTAACTGGTGGTATATACTTTGGAGAGAAATTTAGACGCCAAAGTCCAAATGGTGAGGAAGCTGTTGATACATGTTCTTATAATGTGATGGAAGTAGAACGGATTGTTCGGCAAGCGTTTGAAATTGCGCAGAAAAGACGTAAAAAGCTTGCATCGGTAGATAAAGCAAATGTTCTTGAAACATCTCGTCTATGGCGTGAAGTTGTAAATCGTGTAGCTGCGGATTACCCAGATGTAGAATTAGAGCATGTTCTGGTAGATAACTGTGCTATGCAATTGTTACGTCGTCCATCTAGCTTTGATGTTATTGTTACAGAGAACATGTTCGGTGATATCTTGAGTGACGAAGCAGCTATGTTAACAGGATCTATCGGAATGTTATCATCAGCTTCCATGGGAGAAGGAAGTTATGGCTTGTTTGAACCCGTACACGGTTCTGCACCAGATATTGCTGGACAAGGAATCGCCAATCCGATTGCGACTATCTTGTCACTTGCATTGATGTTCCGTTTAACATTTAATTATGCGGATGCTGCTGATTCTATTGAAGCTGCTGTATCTGAAGTATTGAACGCTGGTCATCGTACTAGTGATATCGCTGTAGATAAGAGTAAAGCGATTAGTACTAGTCAAATGGGTGATTTAATCCTGGCTGCAATGAAAAAATAA